A stretch of the Oxyura jamaicensis isolate SHBP4307 breed ruddy duck chromosome 4, BPBGC_Ojam_1.0, whole genome shotgun sequence genome encodes the following:
- the GAB3 gene encoding LOW QUALITY PROTEIN: GRB2-associated-binding protein 3 (The sequence of the model RefSeq protein was modified relative to this genomic sequence to represent the inferred CDS: deleted 1 base in 1 codon) has protein sequence MSAGDVVCTGWLIKSPPERKLKRYAWRKRWFVLRRGRMSGNPDVLEYYRNNHSKKPIRIIDLNECEVLKHSGPNFIRKEFQNNFVFIVRTTYRTFYLVAKTEEEMQIWVHNISQICNFGHLEDGTGSVESLSHTTSSPQPSPAASTHASRIADPSFSVDHAAADTSAAEETPSESESVFLPDYLFLSNCESGKLSHTRCDSWSNSDRSLEQTSSDDVFVDSLQSQPSPYLVQPCGTMHQDAALLANPGAVPRSTDVSGTPSDFSSSSPLLGTPLTPTFQIDQSQSALPYGVSQLDVLSNTPPPRPPKPTHFLDRRGDEAGGGALQNGHAGTCRAPVVLVPRRISLSSLDNVRNWKADVEGSSLRSRDKRLSLNLPCRFSPLYSTAADGAEDSYVPMRPSTSPSAPGSDCSPDGYIPMSPSSATFTFPVVSTEKLTSPLPELPSDLEPPPVNRDLKPRRKSRPPPLDLRNLSTIREHAAVTRMWTVPYNRMSFISPERDGINSARIFANSVSGEEEESYIHMEHRQATSPYSGAFPWTRKSNLDYLALDFNSASPSPVQKKPFLSEEQRVDYVQVDEQKTQALQNTKQEWTDERQSKV, from the exons GCATGGAGGAAGCGCTGGTTCGTGCTGCGCCGAGGCCGCATGAGCGGGAACCCCGACGTGCTGGAGTACTACAGGAACAACCACTCCAAAAAGCCCATCCGCATCATCGACCTCAACGAGTGCGAAGTGCTGAAGCACTCGGGGCCCAACTTCATCAGGAAGGAGTTTCAGAACAACTTTGTCTTCATCGTGAGAACCACCTACCGCACCTTCTACCTGGTGGCCAAAACCGAGGAGGAGATGCAGATCTGGGTGCACAATATCAGCCAGATCTGCAACTTCGGGCACCTGGAAGATGGCACAG GTTCAGTGGAGAGCCTGTCCCACACCACCTCGTCCCCGCAGCCCTCGCCAGCCGCCTCCACGCACGCCTCCCGCATCGCCGATCCCTCCTTCTCGGTCGACCACGCCGCTGCCGACACTTCTGCCGCAGAGGAGACCCCCAGCGAGTCGGAGTCGGTCTTCCTCCCCGACTACCTCTTCCTCTCCAACTGCGAGTCGGGCAAGCTCAGCCACACCAG GTGTGATAGCTGGTCCAACTCAGACAGATCCCTGGAGCAGACCTCATCGGACGACGTGTTTGTCGACTCGCTGCAGTCCCAGCCCTCGCCGTACCTCGTGCAGCCCTGCGGCACCATGCACCAGGACGCGGCCCTGCTGGCAAACCCCGGCGCCGTGCCCAGGAGCACCGACGTGAGCGGGACGCCCAGTgacttttcctcctcctctccgcTGCTGGGGACGCCGCTGACGCCGACCTTTCAGATTGACCAGAGCCAAAGTGCGCTGCCCTACGGCGTGAGCCAGCTGGATGTGCTCTCCAACAcg ccccccccgcggccccccaAGCCCACCCACTTCTTGGACAGGCGAGGAGAcgaggcgggcggcggggcgctgcAGAACGGCCACGCGGGGACCTGCCGGGCTCCAGTGGTGCTGGTGCCCAGGAGGATCTCCCTGTCCAGCCTGGACAACGTGAGGAACTGGAAAG cagaCGTGGAAGGCAGTTCTTTAAGAAGTCGGGACAAGAGGCTTAGCTTGAATTTG CCCTGCCGGTTCTCCCCGCTCTACTCGACAGCCGCGGATGGCGCAGAGGACAGTTACGTGCCCATGCGccccagcacctctccctcGGCACCCGGCTCCGACTGCTCGCCCGACGGCTACATCCCCATGAGCCCCAGCTCAGCCACCTTCACCTTCCCTGTGGTTAGCACTGAAAAACTCACCAGCCCCTTACCCGAGCTGCCCTCCGACCTGGAGCCACCTCCGGTGAACCGAGACCTCAAGCCTCGCAGGAAAT CACGGCCACCTCCTCTGGACTTGAGGAATCTCTCCACAATCCGTGAGCACGCTGCCGTGACCAGGATGTGGACTGTGCCTTA caaTCGAATGAGCTTTATCTCACCAGAAAGAGACGGTATTAATTCAGCAAGAATATTTGCCAATTCAGTTTCcggagaagaggaagaaagttaCATTCATATG GAACACAGACAGGCAACATCTCCATACAGTGGTGCTTTTCCATGGACAAGGAAATCTAACCTTGATTACTTAGCATTGGATTTTAATTCTGCTTCCCCATCCCCTGTACAGAAG AAACCGTTTCTTTCTGAGGAGCAGAGAGTGGACTACGTGCAGGTGGATGAACAGAAGACTCAAGCTTTACAGAACACTAAGCAGGAATGGACAGATGAGAGGCAATCAAAAGTTTAA